Part of the Quercus robur chromosome 5, dhQueRobu3.1, whole genome shotgun sequence genome, CTAATTTTAAAGAGGAGCTATAGCTTAAATAAGAGCATAGAATAACAATggtggaaaatgaaaaagagagagaaggaaattctcagattattcaaattttccaaatttaatttgtatttgaattgtAAACAGGAGGTAAAGCTTAAAGAAGGGCATAAACTAACAACGGTGAAAAtgagaaacagagagaaaaataaattctcagataatttgaatttgaattgtaaaCAGGAGGTAAAGCTTAAAAGAAGAGCTTAGAGTAACAAtggtggaaaaataaaaaacagagagaaaaggaaagagagattgTATCGGAGATGAAAAACTGAATAAATATGAATCAAACGGATTGAAATGAAATCCTCACCGCCTCCATTCTTGAAGAGTGAAAAATTCCTTGGACTTCATCTCAGTCGGCAGAGAAAGCACCATACTGTCGGAGACAAAAACGTCATCGCCGCTAATGTCGTTTTCACCAAAACCACCGTAACCTTTATCATTCTCGTTCTCCACATGGATCAGTTCGTACGAAGACTGAGAGAAGCTAGGGTTTAAGCCTTCGGATCTATAGGTCTCAGGCATGGCGGAGGCATGGTCGACCGGAAAGTCACCGTTCTTGTTGTCATTCTCGTTCTCGTTCTCCACGTGAATCGGTTCAAACGAAGGTTGGGAGTAGCTAGGGTTTGGATCTTTGAATCCTTGGGCCTCAGGCACGGTGGAGCCATGGTCGATGGACAAGTCAGAGTCCACCGCGAATTCGCCGGAGAAGTCATCAGCGCTTGATGCAGGGAAGGAAGACattgctctctttctctcaccgtttctctctctaagaaaCACACACTTTCTCTGACTAGAAAcaactcactctctctcactcttactctcactctcactctcagtaTCTCAGTCTCCTTTCTTGCTGTGCCTCTATATGACTAACCAAAATGTGAGAAGAGAGCATTGGTGGGAAAGTTAGGCTTTGGGAGGGAGAGCAAATCCAACAGAGCGAAAAGAACGTGAGTCGGATTCTGGGCCGTATCTTCCCGGGGAAGGGCCCATATTACtttcttacttttattttattttatttaaagatactctaaaatttcaatctaactcttatttgataataaaagaTTTGTAGTGTAggcaaaattcaaattctatatcttttatttgataataaaagattttactaactattaacaaaaaatcacaatttaatttcatatatccatcttttttttttcttctttatgttcgagctaaattataaattagcCTCTCAAACTTTAACCTCTTATTCGACGAGGGACTTTACCAATATTAACAAAAATCACAATTCAATTTCTCATATTAGTCTATTTTTTTgctctcattctttttttttgggggggggggggctaaaTTATAAATCAGCCCCTAAGACTTTAACCatttttcaattcaattctCTAGcgcttttttaatattataaattagcccctaattttattttatattttatttattttattattattattattattattattttgcagTTTCCACTCCCATTAGGTGTGTTGTTATTAGTCTTGAAGAAATTTCACAAGTAAAGTCTCTTGTAAAGAAAAATCCTCATTGttacacactcacacacaacaaccaaaaaaagaaaaaaaaaaattcatgacttccaattaatttaactagtaaagtctcttgttgttaaataagagatttagggttcaaaACCTATATAGTTTATAAACCAATTGATATCTTagcttgataataaaaaaaaattatgattgagCAAACGTCATAGATTTaaattctatcatatctatatattaaaaaaaaccaaggcTTTATCGGCATGTAGGTTAGGCTGACTAGGCCTGATTTTGATATTATTGAACAAGTTGAACTacaaattataatttgggatcacttttattttctcttgagCTACATACTACTGACTCATTTTTTCATGATTTATTGAGATAATAAGTTGCAATTAATTTAGTATCACTTAGATACAAGCCCATCActaacaatatttttcttttacatattAATCATTTTTCATCTCGACAAGTTATGAATATCATGTGAATAAGTGTGTCCctagattttct contains:
- the LOC126726028 gene encoding uncharacterized protein LOC126726028 isoform X1, encoding MSSFPASSADDFSGEFAVDSDLSIDHGSTVPEAQGFKDPNPSYSQPSFEPIHVENENENDNKNGDFPVDHASAMPETYRSEGLNPSFSQSSYELIHVENENDKGYGGFGENDISGDDVFVSDSMVLSLPTEMKSKEFFTLQEWRRQKAIQLEEKEKRRRETRKGKEAEPYLQAFYEERKLDVESSKANNSEWEKALQGDEHELEASSWLHEFCSQYERQRFSPWMVEVVTMLRKESEMLEQENLRCPLLEKEVDCLEQDVDIKDLKEPIVSLSGFVRLQIQKA
- the LOC126726028 gene encoding clathrin light chain 1-like isoform X2, translating into MSSFPASSADDFSGEFAVDSDLSIDHGSTVPEAQGFKDPNPSYSQPSFEPIHVENENENDNKNGDFPVDHASAMPETYRSEGLNPSFSQSSYELIHVENENDKGYGGFGENDISGDDVFVSDSMVLSLPTEMKSKEFFTLQEWRRQKAIQLEEKEKRRRETRKGKEAEPYLQAFYEERKLDVESSKANNSEWEKALQGDEHELEASSWLHEFCSQYERQRFSPCMAILFN